The Apus apus isolate bApuApu2 chromosome 8, bApuApu2.pri.cur, whole genome shotgun sequence genome has a window encoding:
- the AP2M1 gene encoding AP-2 complex subunit mu, whose product MIGGLFIYNHKGEVLISRVYRDDIGRNAVDAFRVNVIHARQQVRSPVTNIARTSFFHVKRSNIWLAAVTKQNVNAAMVFEFLYKMCDVMTAYFGKISEENIKNNFVLIYELLDEILDFGYPQNSETGALKTFITQQGIKSQTKEEQSQITSQVTGQIGWRREGIKYRRNELFLDVLESVNLLMSPQGQVLSAHVSGRVVMKSYLSGMPECKFGMNDKIVIEKQGKGTADETGKSGKQSIAIDDCTFHQCVRLSKFDSERSISFIPPDGEFELMRYRTTKDIILPFRVIPLVREVGRTKLEVKVVIKSNFKPSLLAQKIEVRIPTPLNTSGVQVICMKGKAKYKASENAIVWKIKRMAGMKESQISAEIELLPTNDKKKWARPPISMNFEVPFAPSGLKVRYLKVFEPKLNYSDHDVIKWVRYIGRSGIYETRC is encoded by the exons TCACAAAGGAGAGGTTTTAATCTCTCGAGTCTACCGGGATGACATTGG GCGGAATGCCGTGGACGCCTTCCGCGTCAATGTCATCCACGCACGGCAGCAGGTGCGCTCGCCTGTCACCAACATCGCCCGCACAAGTTTCTTCCATGTCAAACGTTCCAACATCTGGCTGGCTGCTGTCACCAAGCAGAATGTCAACGCTGCCATGGTGTTTGAGTTTCTGTACAAGATGTGTGACGTGATGACTGCCTACTTCGGGAAGATCAGCGAGGAGAACATAAAGAACAACTTTGTGCTGATCTATGAGCTGCTGGATG AAATCCTGGACTTTGGCTATCCTCAGAACTCTGAAACAGGGGCCCTGAAGACCTTCATCACTCAGCAAGGCATCAAGAGTCAG ACTAAAGAAGAGCAGTCCCAGATCACTAGCCAGGTGACTGGACAGATCGGGTGGAGACGTGAAGGGATCAAATACCGTCGCAATGAACTCTTCCTTGATGTGCTGGAAAGTGTGAATCTCTTGATGTCCCCTCAGG GTCAGGTTTTGAGTGCCCACGTCTCTGGCAGAGTGGTGATGAAGAGTTACCTGAGTGGAATGCCAGAGTGCAAGTTTGGCATGAATGACAAGATTGTCATTGAAAAACAGGGCAAAGGGACTGCAGATGAAACGGGGAAAAG TGGCAAACAGTCAATCGCCATCGACGACTGCACGTTCCACCAGTGTGTGAGGCTCAGCAAGTTTGATTCTGAGAGAAGCATCAGCTTCATTCCACCAGATGGAGAGTTTGAGCTCATGAG ATACCGAACCACTAAGGACATTATCCTTCCCTTCCGTGTGATCCCACTGGTGCGGGAGGTGGGCCGGACCAAGCTGGAAGTGAAGGTGGTGATCAAATCAAATTTCAAACCTTCCTTACTGGCCCAGAAGATAGAG GTCCGGATCCCAACACCCCTCAATACCAGTGGAGTGCAAGTCATCTGTATGAAAGGGAAGGCAAAGTACAAGGCCAGTGAGAATGCCATTGTCTGGAA GATAAAACGTATGGCTGGAATGAAGGAATCCCAGATCAGTGCTGAGATTGAACTGCTGCCCACCaatgacaagaagaaatgggcTCGGCCCCCGATCTCCATGAACTTTGAG GTCCCATTTGCCCCCTCTGGGCTGAAGGTGCGTTACCTGAAAGTCTTTGAGCCAAAGCTGAACTACAGTGACCACGATGTGATCAAATGGGTGAGGTACATCGGCCGGAGCGGGATCTACGAGACCAGATGCTAG